Proteins co-encoded in one Oreochromis aureus strain Israel breed Guangdong linkage group 3, ZZ_aureus, whole genome shotgun sequence genomic window:
- the LOC120436068 gene encoding GTPase IMAP family member 8-like — protein sequence MASKYTRLAKQEEPEKPELRILLLGKTGVGKSASGNTILGKGNVFELTSSECQKETGEFEGQKLAVVDTPGLCDSSKTEEELTADMERAICFAAPGPNVFLVVIQANGFTDEDQETVKMFQKMFGKRSTCFTLVLLTHGDDLKSDGDTIEELISKNPALSGFISQCGGGYHVFNNRNKDPSQVRELLEKINTMVQRNAGRYYTIEMFREADLRIVLIGKTGAGKSASGNTILGEKAFKSSTSFSTVTSKCQKKTGLFDGQTLAVIDTPGLFDTGKTEKEVKEDMSWCVKFAAPGPHVFLVVIQANRFTEEEQKTVNIIQDMFGEQSARYTMALFTCGDNLERDGVTIEKMINDNRVISDFIRQCGGGYHVFNNTVKNPSQVRELLEKINTMIARNGGGYYTNEMFREAQRVMNKPEADLRIVLVGKTRVGKSAAGNIILRGKVFRSASSFVTPQCQKETGLFEGQKLAVIDTPGLFDTKKTEEEVKEDISSCISLAAPGPHVFLVVIQANRFTEEGQETVNIIQNMFGEQSARYMMALFTYGDDLEADGDTIEKMISDNTVISDFISQCRGGYHVFNNRDKDPSQVRELLEKINTMIARNGGGYYTNEMFREAQRAMKKIEADLRIVLVGKTRVGKSAAGNIILRRKVFRSTASSSSVTSECQKETCQFEGQTLAVVDTPGLYKTKLTEKEVKREIVRCISFAAPGPHVFLVVIQPNRFTEEEQKTVKIIQKIFGEQAADYTMALVIHDDDEKQDTIEEAIKHLDLKDFISQCHGGYHVFNSRNKDPSEVRKLLKKINTMTERNGGCCYTTNMFEEAEKAIKKEMERLQKEDPKMTAKEARYKAERRNEFTQGNWDDIIAGAAAAGTGAAAKVSSGIGIGVGALLQGARVAGARGVVGVVAGVAGVAAGVAVGVVGVAAVDIAVKATTLKWKLWDCVTQ from the exons ATGGCCAGCAAATACACTCGCCTTG CAAAACAAGAGGAACCAGAGAAGCCAGAGCTCAGGATTTTGCTTCTTGGAAAAACTGGAGTTGGAAAGAGTGCTTCAGGAAACACCATCCTAGGAAAAGGGAATGTGTTTGAATTGACATCATCAGAGTGTCAGAAGGAAACAGGAGAGTTTGAAGGTCAAAAATTGGCTGTAGTTGATACTCCAGGTCTGTGTGACTCCAGTAAAACTGAAGAGGAGTTGACAGCAGACATGGAGAGAGCCATCTGCTTTGCTGCTCCTGGTCCTAATGTGTTCCTGGTTGTGATTCAGGCCAACGGATTCACAGATGAAGATCAAGAAACAgtgaaaatgtttcagaagaTGTTTGGAAAAAGGTCAACATGTTTCACATTAGTTTTGTTGACCCATGGAGATGACCTGAAGTCAGATGGAGACACCATAGAAGAATTAATCAGTAAAAATCCAGCTCTCAGTGGCTTCATCAGTCAGTGCGGTGGAGGATATCATGTCtttaacaacagaaacaaggaTCCCTCTcaggtcagagagctgctggagaAGATCAACACCATGGTTCAGAGAAATGCAGGAAGATACTACACCATTGAAATGTTCAGAGAGGCTGACCTCAGGATTGTTCTTATTGGGAAAACTGGAGCTGGGAAGAGTGCATCAGGAAACACCATCTTAGgagaaaaagcttttaaatCCTCAACATCTTTTTCCACAGTAACATCAAAGTGTCAGAAGAAAACAGGTCTGTTTGATGGTCAAACACTGGCTGTAATTGATACTCCAGGTTTATTTGACACCGGAAAAACTGAAAAGGAGGTGAAAGAAGACATGAGTTGGTGCGTCAAGTTTGCTGCTCCTGGTCCTCATGTGTTCCTGGTTGTGATTCAGGCCAACAGattcacagaagaagaacaaaaaactgTCAACATCATTCAGGATATGTTTGGAGAACAGTCAGCACGTTACACTATGGCCTTGTTCACCTGTGGGGACAATCTTGAGAGAGATGGGGTCACCATTGAAAAAATGATCAATGATAATCGTGTTATCTCTGACTTCATCCGTCAGTGCGGTGGAGGATATCATGTCTTTAACAACACAGTCAAAAATCCCTCTcaggtcagagagctgctggagaAGATCAACACAATGATTGCGAGAAATGGAGGAGGATACTACACCAATGAAATGTTCAGAGAAGCTCAGAGAGTCATGAACAAACCAGAAGCCGACCTCAGGATTGTTCTTGTTGGGAAAACCAGAGTTGGGAAGAGTGCAGCAGGAAACATCATCCTAAGGGGAAAAGTATTTAGATCAGCATCTTCCTTTGTAACACCACAGTGTCAGAAGGAAACAGGTCTGTTTGAAGGTCAAAAACTGGCTGTAATTGATACTCCAGGTTTATTTGACACcaaaaaaactgaagaagagGTGAAGGAAGACATCAGTAGCTGCATCTCCCTTGCTGCTCCTGGTCCTCATGTGTTCCTGGTTGTGATTCAGGCCAACAGATTCACAGAAGAAGGTCAAGAAACTGTCAACATCATTCAGAATATGTTTGGGGAACAGTCAGCACGTTACATGATGGCCTTGTTCACCTACGGAGACGATCTTGAGGCAGATGGGGACACCATAGAAAAAATGATCAGTGATAATACTGTTATCTCTGACTTCATAAGTCAGTGCCGTGGAGGATATCATGTCTTTAACAACAGAGACAAGGATCCCTCTcaggtcagagagctgctggagaAAATCAACACAATGATTGCGAGAAATGGAGGAGGATACTACACCAATGAAATGTTCAGAGAAGCTCAGAGAGCCATGAAAAAAATAGAAGCCGACCTCAGGATTGTTCTTGTTGGGAAAACCAGAGTTGGGAAGAGTGCAGCAGGAAACATCATCTTAAGGCGAAAAGTATTTAGATCAacagcttcttcttcctctGTAACATCAGAGTGTCAGAAGGAAACATGTCAGTTTGAAGGTCAAACACTGGCTGTAGTTGATACTCCAGGTCtgtacaaaactaaactaactGAAAAGGAGGTGAAGAGAGAGATTGTTAGATGCATCTCCTTTGCTGCTCCTGGTCCTCATGTGTTCCTGGTTGTGATCCAACCAAACAGattcacagaagaagaacaaaaaactgtgaaaatcaTTCAGAAGATATTTGGTGAACAAGCAGCTGATTACACGATGGCCTTGGTAATCCATGACGATGATGAGAAGCAGGACACCATAGAAGAAGCAATCAAACATCTAGATCTCAAAGACTTTATCAGTCAGTGCCATGGAGGATATCATGTTTTTAACAGCAGAAACAAGGATCCCTCTGAGGTCAGAAAGCTGCTGAAGAAAATCAACACAATGACTGAGAGAAATGGAGGATGCTGCTACACCACCAACATGTTTGAAGAGGCAGAGAAAGCCATTAAAAAAGAGATGGAACGACTTCAGAAAGAAGATCCAAAGATGACGGCCAAAGAAGCAAGATACAAAGCAGAAAGAAGGAACGAGTTTACTCAGGGGAATTGGGATGACATTATtgctggagctgctgctgctggtactGGAGCTGCTGCTAAGGTTAGTAGTGGAATTGGCATTGGAGTTGGAGCTTTACTTCAAGGAGCACGTGTTGCAGGAGCTAGAGGAGTTGTTGGAGTAGTAGCAGGAGTTGCGGGAGTTGCAGCGGGAGTTGCAGTGGGAGTTGTGGGAGTTGCAGCAGTGGATATTGCAGTAAAAGCCACAACTTTGAAATGGAAATTGTGGGATTGTGTTACACAGTAA
- the LOC120436501 gene encoding GTPase IMAP family member 9-like: MDVPNTTRIVLLGKTGAGKSSLANTMLGRNEFKVLNFSDSQANVCEAKSGSVVGRNLTLIDTPGFFSPGFSEQELKHEIQRCVTKCPPGPHAFIIVLRVEKFTEQETTVIRKLQEYFSAEVFKYSTVVFTDGDQLPDRMSIEEFITNNKPLKDLVDKCGGRCHVVDNKYWTNQQDKYRNNQFQVTQLVNTIENMVMENEGGGYTTEMLKDWQRQQEECSKPSSLSTSLHRVYRLLTKYTTKKSVKVLVGVAVIVGALLFKKNCDHIASRCSSGNVKHTH, encoded by the exons ATGGATG tGCCAAACACAACGAGGATCGTCCTGCTGGGGAAAACTGGAGCTGGGAAGAGCAGCCTCGCTAACACTATGTTAGGAAGGAATGAGTTCAAAGTCCTAAATTTTTCTGACTCACAAGCAAATGTTTGTGAAGCAAAGTCTGGATCTGTCGTTGGAAGAAACCTCACTTTGATTGACACTCCTGGTTTTTTTAGCCCAGGATTTTCAGAGCAGGAGCTGAAGCATGAGATACAAAGGTGTGTCACAAAGTGTCCTCCTGGTCCTCATGCTTTCATTATTGTGCTCAGAGTGGAGAAATTCACAGAGCAGGAGACgactgtcatcagaaaactgCAGGAGTATTTTTCTGCAGAGGTGTTTAAATATTCAACAGTTGTCTTCACGGATGGTGACCAGTTACCTGACAGAATGAGCATCGAGGAGTTCATCACAAATAACAAACCTCTGAAAGATTTAGTGGACAAGTGTGGTGGTCGGTGCCACGTTGTAGATAATAAGTACTGGACAAACCAGCAGGACAAGTACAGGAACAACCAGTTCCAGGTGACACAGCTGGTCAACACAATAGAGAACATGGTGATGGAAAATGAAGGAGGCGGCTACACCACTGAGATGCTGAAAGACTGGCAGAGACAACAAGAAGAGTGCAGTAAACCATCATCATTATCAACTTCTCTCCACAGAGTCTACAGACTTTTGACAAAATACACAACCAAAAAATCTGTTAAAGTCCTGGTAGGTGTAGCTGTGATCGTTGGggcactgctttttaaaaaaaactgtgaccACATCGCATCGCGCTGCAGCAGTGGCAacgtaaaacacacacactga